A single window of Nicotiana tomentosiformis chromosome 1, ASM39032v3, whole genome shotgun sequence DNA harbors:
- the LOC138903754 gene encoding serine/threonine-protein phosphatase 7 long form homolog, protein MRDKGFYRILEIGRLQLDWSLITALIERWRPETHTFHLPIGEATITLQDVEVLYGMYVDGLPVTLPQAMREMTHEQYLDLLQQLTGFMPQDETAHSGASRMSLTAILQHLEILHPDITGETDDLHIHRYMRLLLLFLFGGVLFLNTSGNLVSLRFLYHLQLLDDLPQYNWGAALLAYLYKHLCRASMCTQHGVSAWERFLQLQPPLLPLPPDVSSPFLPLVRRWVLRHGYVRDYEARYNLPICRDVLDMLEGVQAIGLHIVYQIGLQMQ, encoded by the exons ATGCGGGATAAGGGCTTCTACAGGATTTTGGAGATCGGGCGGCTGCAGCTCGACTGGTCTttgatcacggccctgatagagcggtggcgaccagaGACGCACACTTTCCAcctgcccattggcgaggccaccatcacgcTGCAGGACGTGGAGGTTTTATATGGGATGTATGTTGATGGACTGCCCGTTACACTGCCtcaggccatgagagagatgacgcATGAGCAGTATTTGGACTTGCTGCAGCAGCTCACTGGATTCATGCCACAGGATGAGACTGCACACTCAGGGGCCAGTCGCATGAGTTTGACAGCTATTCTACAACATTTGGAGATATTGCACCCCGACATCACCGGCGAGACAGATGATCTGCATATTCATCGGTATATGAGGTTGCTGCTGCTCTTTCTGTTTGGGGGGGTCTTGTTCCtgaacacttcggggaacctagtaAGCTTGCGATTTCTTTATCATCTTCAgctgctagatgatttaccccagtacaACTGGGGTGCTGCTCTTCTCGCCTACTTATACAAGCATCTGTGTCGGGCGAGCATGTGCACCCAACATGGC gtttcggcctgggagcggttcctacagttgcagccacctctactACCATTACCTCCGGATGTATCATCTCCGTTTCTCCCTCTAGTTAGGAGGTGGGTTCTCCGGCATGGATATGTACGAGATTACGAGGCTCGGTATAATCTCCCCATTTGCAGGGATGTGTTGGATATGCTGGAGGGCGTacag gctattggcctacataTAGTCTACCAGATAGGACTGCAAATGCAGTAG